The following proteins are co-located in the Brachybacterium sacelli genome:
- a CDS encoding alanine racemase, with the protein MSESARLAAVERTLAREGWVERPMAVLDLDAFDANLSELAGRAGGTPIRVASKSLRVRALLERALAHPGYRGVLAYTLPEALWLSGHGFDDLVVAYPTAERGALRRLMLDPPALEAITLMVDEVAQLDLLLEATAGLRDVARPIRLALELDVSFAPLPGVRFGAHRSPVRHPEQARELAREIARRPGLELVGLMAYEGHIAGVTDAARTPYGAAVRAMKALSRPDIAARREEAVAAVREVADLEFVNGGGTGSIESTGAEAAVTEIAAGSGLIGPGLFDRYRDFRPRPALHLGFSVVRRPAREVATVLGGGWIASGVPGEDRLPTLTRPPGLSYAPQEAAGEVQTPVVGPAADDLRVGDTVWMRHAKAGEPAEHLPSYVLVTGDEVVDSALTYRGEGALFL; encoded by the coding sequence ATGAGCGAGTCGGCCCGCCTGGCGGCTGTCGAACGGACCCTCGCTCGCGAGGGCTGGGTCGAGCGGCCGATGGCCGTGCTCGACCTGGACGCCTTCGACGCGAACCTCTCGGAGCTGGCAGGGCGCGCCGGCGGCACCCCGATCCGGGTCGCCTCGAAGTCCCTGCGGGTGCGCGCCCTGCTGGAGCGGGCGCTGGCGCACCCCGGGTATCGGGGAGTGCTCGCCTACACGCTGCCCGAGGCCCTGTGGCTGTCGGGACACGGGTTCGACGACCTCGTCGTCGCCTACCCCACGGCCGAGCGCGGGGCGCTGCGCCGGCTGATGCTCGATCCTCCCGCGCTCGAGGCGATCACCCTGATGGTGGACGAGGTGGCTCAGCTCGATCTCCTCCTCGAGGCCACCGCGGGACTGCGCGACGTTGCGCGGCCGATCCGCCTCGCGCTCGAGCTCGACGTCTCCTTCGCGCCGCTGCCCGGTGTCCGCTTCGGCGCCCACCGCTCCCCGGTGCGCCACCCCGAGCAGGCCCGTGAGCTCGCCCGGGAGATCGCTCGTCGTCCGGGACTCGAGCTCGTCGGCCTGATGGCCTATGAGGGGCACATCGCCGGGGTCACCGATGCGGCCCGCACCCCCTACGGTGCGGCAGTGCGCGCCATGAAGGCGCTCTCGCGTCCCGACATCGCGGCCCGCCGCGAGGAGGCGGTCGCCGCCGTGCGTGAGGTCGCTGACCTCGAGTTCGTCAACGGCGGCGGCACCGGCTCGATCGAGTCCACAGGCGCCGAGGCCGCCGTCACCGAGATCGCGGCCGGCTCCGGACTGATCGGACCGGGCCTGTTCGACCGCTATCGCGACTTCCGTCCCCGCCCTGCGCTCCATCTCGGGTTCTCCGTCGTCCGACGTCCCGCGCGCGAGGTCGCCACTGTGCTCGGTGGCGGCTGGATCGCCAGCGGCGTGCCCGGCGAGGACCGGCTGCCGACCCTCACCCGTCCGCCCGGCCTCTCCTACGCGCCCCAGGAGGCGGCTGGCGAGGTCCAGACCCCCGTCGTCGGTCCCGCTGCCGACGACCTGCGGGTGGGCGACACCGTCTGGATGCGCCACGCGAAGGCGGGGGAGCCCGCGGAGCATCTGCCCTCCTATGTGCTGGTCACCGGCGACGAGGTGGTGGATTCGGCCCTCACCTACCGCGGCGAGGGGGCACTCTTCCTCTGA
- a CDS encoding D-arabinono-1,4-lactone oxidase has translation MAISSPTHRTWSGKVRWTPQQVLTPTSEDEILTALRTARGAGLPLRVIGGGHSFTPLVATDGVLVSLDDYRGLVRADPGTGLVTVRGGTRLWEIAELLAPHDLALSVMGDIDHQSLAGAIQTGTHGTGARFTGFAGMVRGLRLALADGSIVETSPSRDPDLFQAARLGLGTLGVVLEVTLACIPRYRLDLVESTVDLDEALGSFLADTSIIDHHELYWFPRTDRATVRTMRRVPASTPRRRPGRLAMTLQQEVLGNGAWELACRGAALVPSLSRPAAELASRAFAGPRVLDDSGSVFVAPRRVRFHESEWAIPAEHLGEAFAALQARFEEEDVRVTFPLEVRRAAPDDVWLSTAYDRDSVYIAAHRYHREDPGPYLLMVQRTLAPFAARPHWGKQHWLGAKELAALYPRFEDFRAVRAEADPGGLLMTPYLHHLLR, from the coding sequence GTGGCGATCTCGAGCCCCACCCACCGCACCTGGAGCGGGAAGGTCCGCTGGACTCCGCAGCAGGTCCTCACCCCGACCAGCGAGGACGAGATCCTCACGGCGCTGCGCACCGCACGTGGGGCCGGGCTGCCGCTGCGGGTGATCGGCGGCGGGCATTCCTTCACCCCGCTGGTGGCGACCGACGGCGTCCTGGTCTCCCTCGACGACTACCGAGGACTGGTGCGCGCCGACCCGGGCACGGGGCTGGTCACGGTGCGCGGCGGGACGCGTCTGTGGGAGATCGCCGAGCTGCTCGCGCCGCACGACCTCGCTCTGTCGGTGATGGGCGACATCGACCATCAGTCGCTCGCGGGCGCCATCCAGACCGGCACGCACGGTACCGGCGCGCGCTTCACGGGTTTCGCGGGCATGGTCCGCGGCCTGCGCCTGGCCCTGGCCGACGGGTCGATCGTGGAGACCTCGCCGAGCCGCGACCCGGACCTGTTCCAGGCGGCACGACTCGGACTCGGCACCCTCGGCGTGGTCCTCGAGGTCACCCTGGCGTGCATCCCCCGTTACCGGCTCGACCTCGTCGAGTCCACCGTCGACCTCGACGAGGCACTCGGATCGTTCCTCGCCGACACTTCGATCATCGACCACCACGAGCTGTACTGGTTCCCCCGCACCGACCGCGCGACGGTGCGCACCATGCGCCGGGTGCCCGCGTCGACGCCGCGCCGCCGCCCCGGCCGTCTGGCCATGACGCTCCAGCAGGAGGTGCTCGGCAACGGTGCCTGGGAACTGGCGTGCCGCGGTGCCGCTCTCGTCCCCTCCCTCAGCCGTCCGGCCGCCGAGCTCGCCTCCCGGGCCTTCGCCGGGCCGCGGGTGCTGGATGATTCCGGCTCCGTGTTCGTGGCACCGCGCCGGGTGCGATTTCACGAGTCCGAGTGGGCGATCCCCGCCGAGCACCTCGGGGAGGCCTTCGCCGCTCTGCAGGCCCGTTTCGAGGAGGAGGACGTGCGTGTCACCTTCCCGCTCGAGGTGCGCCGTGCCGCGCCCGATGACGTCTGGCTGTCCACCGCCTACGACCGGGACAGCGTGTACATCGCCGCGCACCGCTACCACCGCGAGGACCCCGGGCCGTACCTGCTGATGGTCCAGCGCACTCTCGCCCCCTTCGCGGCCCGGCCCCACTGGGGCAAGCAGCACTGGCTGGGAGCGAAGGAGCTGGCCGCCCTCTACCCTCGCTTCGAGGACTTCCGGGCCGTGCGCGCCGAGGCCGATCCGGGCGGGCTGCTCATGACCCCGTACCTCCACCACCTGCTGCGATGA
- a CDS encoding inositol monophosphatase family protein, with translation MNTSPPRSPSTPVPSPSHLLEIATTAAGAAADYIRSLDRDDLGREYKTSSHDIVTEHDRASEEIIVAELRRLLPTCRIVGEEGGERPADDPAAGSDGPEVSFYVDPIDGTSNFAAGLPLFCISIGVAVDDELVAGVIDAPILGQVFSAADGPAMLNGVPLTPRSTNGPADALLLTGFPGQRDAVEFPELAARAHVEIHQEHSAVRHLGTAALELAYVAAGWADATALASINAWDIAAGFHLVHRAGGSIRTWPGRGRKDLPAFLHPAYVACTGPERLELLDQLHEQVQEFRDADL, from the coding sequence ATGAACACCTCCCCGCCCCGCTCCCCGTCCACGCCTGTCCCGAGCCCCTCCCACCTGCTCGAGATCGCCACCACCGCGGCGGGTGCCGCAGCCGACTACATCCGCTCCCTGGACCGCGACGACCTGGGTCGTGAGTACAAGACCTCCAGCCACGACATCGTCACCGAGCACGATCGCGCGAGCGAGGAGATCATCGTCGCCGAGCTGCGGCGCCTGCTGCCGACCTGCCGCATCGTCGGCGAGGAAGGCGGGGAGCGCCCCGCCGACGACCCGGCCGCGGGCTCCGACGGACCGGAGGTGAGCTTCTACGTCGACCCCATCGACGGCACCAGCAACTTCGCCGCGGGACTGCCCCTGTTCTGCATCTCGATCGGCGTGGCGGTCGACGACGAGCTGGTCGCCGGCGTCATCGACGCCCCGATCCTCGGCCAGGTGTTTTCCGCCGCCGACGGGCCCGCGATGCTGAACGGTGTCCCGCTCACCCCGCGCTCGACGAACGGTCCGGCCGACGCCCTGCTGCTGACCGGCTTCCCCGGACAGCGGGACGCCGTCGAGTTCCCCGAGCTCGCCGCCCGCGCCCACGTGGAGATCCACCAGGAGCACTCCGCGGTCCGTCACCTCGGGACGGCGGCCCTGGAACTCGCCTACGTCGCCGCCGGCTGGGCCGATGCGACCGCACTGGCCTCGATCAACGCCTGGGACATCGCCGCCGGCTTCCACCTCGTCCACCGCGCCGGAGGGTCGATCCGCACCTGGCCGGGGCGCGGGAGGAAGGATCTGCCCGCCTTCCTGCACCCCGCCTACGTCGCCTGCACGGGTCCCGAGCGACTCGAGCTGCTCGACCAGCTCCACGAGCAGGTCCAGGAGTTCCGCGACGCGGATCTGTGA
- a CDS encoding single-stranded DNA-binding protein, with amino-acid sequence MAIQTQESLSGFIASDPQLRETSKGDARFYARIGKEHFRREDDGTFTQIETTYHHMVMFGRSAEHANARLAKGDNFIAEGYTRPVSYERNGQNVEGEEFVAKKIGHDAARTRYDVDRTPRRAAVEREAAAFETPHRPAPAGQSSSLSL; translated from the coding sequence ATGGCTATTCAGACGCAGGAGTCGTTGTCGGGCTTCATCGCTTCGGACCCGCAGTTGCGCGAGACGTCCAAGGGCGATGCCCGGTTCTACGCGCGGATAGGAAAGGAGCACTTCCGCCGCGAAGACGACGGGACGTTCACCCAGATCGAGACGACCTATCACCACATGGTGATGTTCGGCCGTTCGGCCGAACACGCCAACGCGAGGCTCGCCAAGGGCGACAACTTCATCGCCGAGGGCTACACCCGCCCCGTCAGCTACGAACGTAACGGGCAGAACGTCGAGGGTGAGGAGTTCGTGGCCAAGAAGATCGGCCACGATGCCGCCCGCACCCGCTACGACGTGGACCGCACGCCGCGTCGGGCCGCGGTGGAGCGGGAGGCGGCCGCGTTCGAGACACCACACCGCCCGGCACCGGCGGGCCAGTCGTCGTCGCTGAGCCTGTGA
- a CDS encoding TraM recognition domain-containing protein, whose translation MSAPQQRQSGSMGDELTNAALIGLVGMFGVALILRAAGSVSAFLTGAPQPEAGPASGLGVLFNPGNPAATLDSDELNSVAYWITAAVMLAGLVAAGVSVWVRLRRHSRKVETDPRRLVGTATNHDVAQTASPKALLRRAGTLRPSLNDPEPRDVGYRIGTSKGREVWASVEDSILLIGPPRSGKGLHIVIPAILDAPGAVVTTSTRPDNLTATLRARQRIGPVAVFDPQHLAAGIPAGLRWSPVRGCENPLTAMIRATGLAAATGLSAGGVESGGFWEGKTRTALQALLHAAALDHRPPAELFRWTLDPTAAAEAVAILTNSPGAATGWADSLGAMIDSDPKTRDSIWQGVALALGALADPRVLDAVTPRPGEDFDPERFIQERGTLYLLATGAGAGASAALVAAFVEDLIETARKIAARSPGARLDPPLLLALDEIGNLAPLPSLPTLMAEGGGTGITTLPVLQSLAQARDKWNDNAAGAIWDASIVKIILGGTSNSRDLQDLSTLIGERDEYTDSVTLGDHGTRSNQRSVRRVSILPPDRIRTLPFGTGVTLLRSAPPIVTDLRAWPSRPDADQLREDRAVIEALLRRPTDS comes from the coding sequence GTGAGCGCGCCGCAGCAGCGGCAGAGCGGGAGCATGGGCGATGAGCTGACCAACGCCGCCCTCATCGGGCTGGTCGGGATGTTCGGGGTCGCGCTCATCCTCCGCGCCGCAGGCAGTGTGTCGGCGTTCCTCACCGGCGCACCCCAACCCGAAGCGGGACCAGCATCGGGGCTCGGTGTGCTGTTCAACCCCGGCAACCCCGCGGCCACCCTCGACAGCGACGAGCTGAACTCCGTCGCGTACTGGATCACCGCCGCGGTGATGCTCGCCGGCCTCGTCGCCGCCGGGGTATCGGTATGGGTGCGGCTGCGCCGTCACTCCCGGAAGGTCGAGACCGACCCGCGCCGGCTCGTCGGAACCGCCACCAACCATGACGTGGCACAGACCGCCTCGCCGAAAGCGCTGCTGCGCCGGGCCGGGACGCTGCGCCCCTCCCTGAACGACCCCGAGCCGAGGGATGTCGGCTACCGGATCGGCACCTCCAAGGGCCGTGAGGTGTGGGCGAGCGTGGAGGACTCTATCCTGCTCATCGGCCCACCCCGCTCCGGCAAGGGCCTGCACATCGTGATCCCGGCGATCCTCGATGCACCCGGCGCCGTCGTCACCACCAGCACCCGCCCGGACAACCTCACCGCCACCCTGCGCGCCCGGCAGCGCATCGGGCCGGTGGCGGTCTTCGACCCCCAGCACCTCGCCGCAGGCATCCCCGCCGGACTGCGCTGGTCCCCGGTCCGCGGGTGCGAGAACCCGTTGACGGCGATGATCCGCGCCACCGGCCTCGCCGCAGCCACCGGACTGTCCGCGGGTGGTGTGGAGTCCGGCGGCTTCTGGGAAGGCAAAACAAGGACCGCCCTCCAAGCCCTCCTACACGCCGCCGCCCTGGACCACCGGCCACCGGCTGAGCTGTTCCGGTGGACCCTCGACCCCACGGCGGCCGCCGAGGCCGTCGCCATCCTCACCAACTCGCCGGGCGCCGCGACTGGGTGGGCGGACTCGCTCGGGGCGATGATCGACTCCGACCCCAAGACGAGAGATTCCATCTGGCAGGGTGTCGCCCTCGCCCTCGGAGCACTGGCCGACCCCCGGGTTCTCGATGCCGTCACACCACGACCAGGCGAAGACTTCGACCCCGAACGCTTCATCCAAGAACGCGGAACCCTCTACCTCCTCGCGACAGGAGCCGGCGCCGGAGCTTCGGCCGCACTGGTGGCGGCGTTCGTCGAAGACCTCATCGAGACCGCACGAAAGATCGCCGCCCGCTCACCGGGCGCAAGGCTCGACCCGCCACTGCTGCTCGCACTGGACGAGATCGGCAACCTCGCACCCTTGCCGTCGTTGCCGACACTCATGGCTGAAGGTGGCGGCACCGGCATCACCACCCTGCCCGTCCTCCAGTCCCTCGCCCAAGCCCGCGACAAGTGGAATGACAACGCCGCAGGAGCGATCTGGGACGCCTCCATCGTCAAGATCATCCTCGGCGGCACCTCCAACTCCCGAGACCTCCAAGACCTCTCCACGCTGATCGGCGAACGCGACGAATACACCGACTCCGTCACCCTCGGCGACCACGGCACCCGCTCCAACCAACGCTCCGTCCGTCGCGTGTCGATCCTGCCGCCCGATCGGATCAGAACCCTGCCATTCGGCACCGGCGTCACCCTCCTGCGCTCCGCGCCACCGATCGTGACTGACCTGCGCGCCTGGCCATCACGTCCCGACGCCGATCAGCTCCGCGAGGACCGGGCCGTGATCGAAGCGTTGCTACGCCGCCCCACCGACTCCTGA